tagagtgcagacaagatttgtgactgacagatagacacagacacagacagacaggagtaaatcaatatgtgtcccacaccactgtgtggttgtAGACATAAAAAGCTAATCATATAAATTATCCAACCCACTTATATATTAAACAGATACAGTCACatttgaaatgacattttacatctGAGGATCACATTTAAGAGCAGTCTGTAACACCCTACCATTTACCTTAATACATACACAATGAGATATATTCAACAGATATTGAGACATAACAAATTCTGTTGCTATAAAAACTACTggaatttaaataacattttaataaacaagagggccatgatggccctatattgcctACCTGATTACAATTTCCCTTTATGATAAGATTAGGTTGTGACATatatcacataggcatacacattaaatatcatcaggatacacattttcttgtaacagtcccttttgacctaagGGTCGCGTAATAGCCaaggccaatctccataccaagtttgagggtcctaggctaaaatgctgcatttttgtactagcatgactattccttaccctggcagacttcaataacatttaaaaccaatctagTTAGTAGCTGCTATCGTATATCCATTTACATAAAAcgtaaagagaggtaatttgtcataaagccagtcaatatgtatctaaactgattgtccaagtccatgtggtggcataaatgaaatttcagatcagtatcttcattagttacggatatatacccattttaatttgaaacaaagggtgGTAATTTGACATACAATCAGTCCATAGTCATCTACCCTgactgtctcagtccaactaatgacaataatgaaatttcaaacgagTCCTGTAAATACTTACTGACATAaaccattttattaaaatcagggaagtaatcatgcattggtatatgcatgtagaagatacagagtacaagcctttacaacaatatattagaaaagtaagtaaaagtagaaatttcttaccatggaagacataaataacgtttcaaaccaattgCATTaaaagctgctaggtatattcatttacataaaaaatgaggtaatttgttataaattcagtcaatatgtatcttcactgattgtccacgTCCGTCTGGTGGCATAAATtgaatttcagatcagtatcttcatttgttAGGGAGATATACtcatttaagtttgaaataaagggaggtaattttacataaattcagTCCACAGttgtctaccctgattggctcagtccaactaatgacaataatgaaatttcaaatgagtcctataagtacttactgagataaatccattttgaataaaatcaggggaggtaatcagatataaagtaACACCAGAAGCTGTAActgaatctgacagattcatcatggaatacaacattttttattgaggaagatattttgcaagtttgtatcaaattaaaccatacatgaaatctctatatggcttcaatggccaaaatagcaaattttggacctataAGGAGCTTttactctgaaacccataatgggatctggccagttttcaaaaaagaaccgagatattatgccaatacaagatgtgtgcaagttttttaaagttgattgcaaaatgttgtatctatcgtgttcacaagccaaaaatagcaaacttttgctctttaaggggccataactctgaaacctatgatgggatctggccagttttcgaaaggaaccgagatataatgccaatacaagttgcgtgcaagtttgattaaaattgaaacCGTTgcaattctgctattctgctagagttattctgccattctgctattctgttactctgctggagttattctgctgttctgctattctgctagagttattctgccattctgctattctgctattctgctggagttattccgcttttctgcgtttctgctggagttattctgctgttctcctattctgctggagttattctgctattctgctattctgctggagttattctgccattctgctaatctgctattctgcttgaggtaatctgctgttctgctattctgctggagttattctgccattctgctggagttattctgccattctgctattctgctggagttattctgctgttctgctattctgctggagttattctgttgttctgctattctgctattcttctggtgttattctgctgttctgctattctgctggagttattctgctgttctgctattctgcttgagttattctgccattctgctattctgctattctgcctgagttattctgctgttctgctattctgctattctgctggagttattctgccattctgctattctgcaggagttattctgctgttctgctattctgctggagttattctgccattctgctattctgctggatttattctgctgttctgctattctgctgaagttattctgctattctgctggagttattctgctgttctgctattctgctggagttattctgctgttctgctattctgctggagttattctgccattctgctattctgctggagttattctgctgttctactattctgctggagttattctgctattctgctattctgctggagttattctgctgttctgctattctgctggagttaatctgctgttctgttattctgctagagttattctgccattctgctgttctgctattctgctggagttattctgctgttctgctggagttattctgctgttctgctattctgctggagttattctgctgttctgctattttgctagagttattctgctattctgctggagttattctgccattctgctattctgcttgagttattctgctattctgctggagttattctgctgttctgctattctgctagagtcattctgccattctgctattctgctaacttcacacagatgACCACGGAATACTTTCATCGCGAGGCAGTTTTGCTTTTATACCTTCGGCTAATGGGTTTTCATCTTCCCTAAGAAGACGATACAAAACGAAGCCGTCGGTCATGTACTGATCTTTCCGAACCTGTAATGTTATTATAGTATCACGCAATTATCAACTTTTCGATCAGTACTGATACGGAAACCATTTTaatactattagaaatgtatattttattgatttttataaaaatttataataagtCTCATTTAATATGGTACGTATTTCTTTTCAGTTGCACCTCACCTATgtaggtttgagcctcacttggtgTGTAGAACTCTTCATATAAGGAATCCAAACAAATGGCTTTAATGATGGTGAAATGATACACGagtggttgggggggggggggggggggattgtcttcctccaccatcaaaagctggaaagtcgccatataaccctCCAAAACATCTTTTCATTCCGATGTAATTTCTATTTTACgttgtatttgataaataatgGGATATTTTATCAATCTGaatcaaaatgcaagtttttaaaCTGGAGTGGCTTCGGCCttaatttattttcagtctatcttggttgcgcatcCTAGAAACACAAATTAAGGaaagtaataattattttaagaacTTGATTTTTGCAATACATGTAAATGTCAGTGCAAACCTTTGACGAATATAAGCAGTAATTTTTATATTCGTATAATTTCTTTGTCCAAGTATGTTAATGAAAATAATACTTATGTTAGAATAATTTTGTCTTGGTAGGAAATCAAACTTATCAATACCTctagtgaaaatctaacatttatCAAGCACTCAGTAAACATAAACGGATGCCAAGTTACTTGACCAAAATCTTATCAACCGCTTTTAGATGCAAATCTGTGACAAATAGTATGAAATTGTTctcctatttttatttttattaggcaaactatgtttatcaaatttatgctcatgctaaaatatttttatcttgatCAGAGCAGGTTACTGAAGTATTATTTGCACAAAATCAGATAAACCACAATGTAATTTCAGTACTGTAATGCATAGTGCAGAAGTAGTAAACAAGAAATAGAATGTCCTGGCTACTGGTGATGTTAATAAGCAAAGTGAatagtgtattttattttaagtatGAAGTTTAAGTCCGCGTCCTGGGTACCAAGTAGTATTTTTATGTGCGAACAGGTTTCAAATTCACGACCTCCCGGGTTGAGGGACCAACAGCTATACACTCGACCACCGCATATCTCAATTAACAACTTAGTTACCAATGCGTTaactttatcaaataaataatgatctatttaaaattatttaagttttatatttcataaagaaaGACGATGTCAGTCTGTTTATTTAGATATTTGCTTTTGTACTTATATCACACTGTGtgtatatataaaagataaaaggtaattTATTACTGCGTGCTGTATATAACTATGATGACGAGGAACGTTTTATGTTCAAGTCATATCGTAGCTTTTTCCAAGGCATCTGACAAAGTCTTCCGCCGCTTACACTTAGAACCGAGGAAGCTGCAAAGATGGAGGATTGTTCCTGGGCGACCACATCCAGCAAGATCTTCTGGATGGTATCTTCCGCACAAGAATTCTCATGTGTCCCTCAATTTAAGGCTGGGCACAAGTATTAAGGACCTCTTTTGTTCCTTCACTTTATAATTTACCTGCCAGAATGTATACTCTACTGTCTGACTTTTTGCTGAAGACGTCTTTTACAAACATACGGATTTGGGAGAAGATTACATAAACCTTTAACTGAACTAAGACAGGCTTCAAAAGGGACTATTATTATGgataaagttctgttctgttattgcatatttttttttaaaatgtgctctatgcttccaaagaggTTTTCTATAGATTTAACTGAATTAATCAAATCCAAAGTAGAACTTACTGCAAGTATATGACCCAAGTCTTCGTAGTTTAGTATTAAGAGTTCGTTAGTTTGTTTTCAATCCTTTAAACTTACATCTGTTTTGTTGAAGAATGTCTTGAATCAAAAAATCTTATCAAAACCAAGTACATTACGTAAGCGTATTGTTAATACTCTCACATACCACCATTTTGCGTTAATCCGTATTATGAGGAAGTGCACATGTTAAGTTGTGTTATCATCTATCTTATGACCAAAGATGGTTAGTCATCTCCATTTTTCGAAAATATAAATTTAGCTTTAGTGTCAACAAATAATGGCAAGGATTCAATAAGAAAACAACGTTATTAGAACACAGCCACGTGATTGTTTTGATTACTCAATCAAATGATTATCGTTCAGGGACTCTATTTAAACAAGTTTTGGGATATTGCTcctaaataaagaagaaaatctgtaagatcctttggaagcatagagcgcAACCCAGCAAAATAAAGGCGGACTCCGTTTGATAAGGTCTGTTCTCAGAGGTAATGAAATTCTAAACATCTCCTAGCAATAACAACACTGAGTATGGAGCGACATTTTTATAGTCGTCCCCATGACATCTAGAGATTGTTTTTGGCGCTAAAGTCTTGCCAAACTTATGTTAGTGCGAAACgctttatttgcaaatttttccGTAGTTTTCTTCGAATAATTACTAAAACTATTTAGGAAATATCATTTGGCAATACTAAGTAACACTATTAGATAAATAGATCTCagtatatttcatttctttttatatttcagcatatattcTGTGTTGGCATACAGGATGggataaaatgaataaatacaatcagtaaaacataacaaaattgGATTTATTgcacacattttttttcactaaatGAATAATGACAACTTGTACATGATTATGATATGACTGAGAATGAAATTCTTTgcaagtttttgaaaagaaagatGCCATTAATGGAAATCAATAAAAAGGATATAAAGAAAACATGCATACATTAACATTCAGTAACAAATAAGTTGTAGTCCAAAATAGTCTCACTTGGTGGTGGTCAGCCTTAAGCTGAACAGTAACTTCCATTATATGTCTTcatatttatgcaaattagcaaAAATGATTGTCTTTATCTTATGTAGTTGGTCCTCTCATTTTAAAGTCTCAATTATCTGTTGTAGATGTAAATGCAACAGTCCGCCGGAATGAAGCGCTCAACGAGAACCTCGCTGTACTTCCTTGCATAGCCTCGTGCCCTTTCGTTTTCGTGTGGTCTGAAAGGATTGAAGGGGATATATGTGTCCATTACACTTTGATCTGTAAAGTCTAGAATTTCACCTGTTGTTTGTTCAGTGAACTTATGCAGCAATGCATCAATATTCTGCGGTATATAACCCACCATTTTCGTCATAATGTTTAGAATTTGCTGCATTTCGTTTCTGCATGTTTCTACATGTATCTGTAATTTTTGTTCATCTATTTCAACAACCCTACACCTTGTGAACATTCCTTCCTTTCtccttttaagttttataaaattgtcaACATCAGATAGATGTCTTGATGTTGAGATCCACTGAGAATTTCTCTGAGATCCATGACGTATATGTTTCAGTGGGGTCTCGTCTGCAAGAGGACGTTTGGCTATAATTCCATCCTCCATCGGATTTTCATCATCTCTAAGAAGTCGGTAGAGTCTGGTTCTGCCCGCCATTTGCTCTAACTTCTGATTATTGATGCCACAATGTTACCTGAggagaaataaaaacatacatttgttaaaatcattaggtctaaatgtataaaaagtaatataaagaaaaaaaatcatgaaatacaCATTAAACAGAAGATATATCAATaaacaatatttatgtaaaataagtgCTCCGCGTCTGCATTTGCAAAATGTATAACaccaatatgtttatttaataaatCAAGTAACACAAAAGATAATTAAGAAAACCATAACTTCTTTATATAcacaatattttaagcaaaaaatgtTCAATGTTCTTAAATCAGAGTTTCTCTCATTCaactgttaaaaatatatttacctgTTCAAAGTCTCAGAATATCATGAATCGCACTTCCCGAATAAATAGAAATTGATGTATTTGTCCGTGAAATATAAAGTTCATCACTAAAAGTATCAGCAATAATCTTGCTGTTGTTGATCGTTTCAGTAactgcaacgcttttgaaattcTTACCctataaattgtttttattaccttttGATTCGGAAAGTACTTGTTTCTAAATATAACTTTATGGAAAGAACGCGTAACTTAATTAAGAATCAATAAGCATGCgcaatgttttctttctttctgtttaCATAATGATAACAGTACTAGTCCAGAAATAAACGCATCTTGAGCTATATTTATCAATTTTGGTAAACCATATGATTATTAAGTCAGATAtgattataatatttttgttatgcGTGTAGAGGTTCGTTAGAGTGTTTTCCTCTTTAAAGTAAACCCTATGCTAAATATCACCTCCGACTAAAGACCCTGTTCATAAAGGCCACTATTTTCACCTCCCCTGTAGTCATTCATTATGCAAATTTACCTGGTCTGAGAGACCACCTGTTAACAAAAAACACTTTCATTATTTCCAAGGTGTGATCTTTACAGACATGCTAAACTATGTTAACGTGAGCAAATTGCGTGCGTTTCATTGTCATTACGGGTGTTAATTAATGCATAATGGTAAGGATCAATAGTGATGGCACTAAAGTGATATGTTCCACGTCTGGAGACTTTCCTTTTATCCTTGAGTAACTTCGTCTTTTTAAGTAATGTATTATAGTAATCTTATGCATTTAGTacgatttatgtttaatttgAATTCTGTAACATGTGATCGTATATTTGGATAGCTGGCCTGTTATATCTGAATTTAAGACAAAAGCCTTCTCCAACTTAAACACCAAGCTAGAATTAGCAGATTCTCACTAATAAATGTTTTCTTCTACAAAAAAGCTGTGTCTCTTTTCCATACATCATAGCATTGCGAGTTTACAGTCATAAACAGCGGTACAACAGTCCGctggaaaataaatgaaatagacAGATTATATTTCTCCCTCATATAAGTTAGAATATCTGTCCCTATAtgctttcaaaatttaaatcCGTGCACCACTCTGTCGTTTTTATCTTACTACAAATGCTTCTTAATCAGAAGAACCCTTTTTCTGATTTATTTACGGATGTCTGGTTTCTTATTGGAAATTTAATATTACTTACTTTGGGTGAATTTTACTACGTCTTTATTGTCGGTCATTTAACGTTATCTCATTGTCACGTATCAATTACTACTTGGTAAACCAAGTTTGTATCCAATCATATATACGTTTAAAGAATACTAGCGAATGTGGTAGACGTTTTGTTTGATAAATGCCAACGAATTAGCTGTATATACATGCCTATATGTAACACCgttttaagataaatattgacGAAGGCATTCGTTGGAAATTAGTTCACCACGATTAAGACAAAGACGAAAGTCACAAACAAATCTACTTACCGTCGGATA
The sequence above is a segment of the Mercenaria mercenaria strain notata chromosome 3, MADL_Memer_1, whole genome shotgun sequence genome. Coding sequences within it:
- the LOC128555837 gene encoding uncharacterized protein LOC128555837; amino-acid sequence: MAGRTRLYRLLRDDENPMEDGIIAKRPLADETPLKHIRHGSQRNSQWISTSRHLSDVDNFIKLKRRKEGMFTRCRVVEIDEQKLQIHVETCRNEMQQILNIMTKMVGYIPQNIDALLHKFTEQTTGEILDFTDQSVMDTYIPFNPFRPHENERARGYARKYSEVLVERFIPADCCIYIYNR